Genomic DNA from Candidatus Nitronereus thalassa:
GCCCCGGAACGTTTTGCGCGAAAATACGACACCATGAATTGTTTTCCACGTTGGGTGTACAGAAACACACCAACCCGGCCTTGCAACCCATGGAAAAAGAATCCTTTTGTGACAGGCTCACGACAAATCAACCAGACCCCCCTTCCTATTTTCGGTATGATGCGGCCGTGAACGCCAGGAACAGATCCTGCCTGGACAAGGTCATCAACAATGCCCTCAACCCGTTGCCCCTTGATCAGGTGTTACGGTGGAAAACATCCAGGGCCAACCTTCTCGATATTCGTGACGCGGAGGAATTTGCCAAAGAACACATGTTGGATTGCCTGAATATTGGATTGAACGGGAAATTCGAATTCTGGGTAGGCACGCTCCTTCATCCTGAATCACCCATCGTCCTCATAGCTGAACCCGGACAGGCGCGGCAAGCGGTTCTCCGTTTAGCCCGAATTGGTTTTGATCACGTCGTGGGATATTTGAAAGGTGGCGCCCTTGCCCTGGCCGCCACGCCTGAACTTATTCATTCGGTCCAGCACATGACGGTAGAAGATCTTGATGCCCATTTGCTGTCTGAAAATCCGCCTTATATAGTGGATGTACGCAGCAAAGAAGAATGGGAGGAACGGCGAATCGATCACAGCCACAATATTCCCCTGAATCATCTCCAGGACCGGCTTCAAGAGATACCAACGGATCGAGAGGTCGTGGTCCATTGCTCAGATGGATATCGGTCATCCATTGCCGTCAGTCTGTTACACCGACATGATGTGTGCCATGTGAGACATGTATTAGGTGGATTCGAGGCTTGGGAGCATATGGTGATGAATTCCTCCGGAACTCTTGCAGATGTTTCTCGCCAAATCGGAGGTCGTTAGTTATTCATCATGAAAGGCAACTTGAAGAAAATTGGAATCTTGGTCGGCGGAGGACCCGCCCCAGGTATCAACAGCGTGATCGAAGCCGCCATGCTACGTGGCCTATCCGAGGGGCTGGAGGTCATTGGCCTCATGGATGGCTTTCACTGGTTGATGCAGGGAGACACCTCGCACATTATCCCACTGAATGAAGACACCGTTCATCGTATCCATTTCAGAGGCGGGTCACTTCTCAGAACGTCACGAGCCAATCCCACGAAGGATCCGAAACATCTGAAGACAACCTTGGCCTCCTTACAAAGCCTGAATATAGACGGATTGATCACGATTGGTGGAGACGACACGGCCTCGTCTGCCATGAGACTCGAACAATTAGCCGGCGGATCGCTTCAAGTGGTTCACGTCCCCAAAACTATCGACAACGATCTATGTCTACCCCACGGCATTTCCACGTTTGGATTTCAAACCGCTCGCCACCTCGGTGTTGAAATCGTCAAGAACCTCATGGTGGATGCCCATACGACTTCTCGATGGTACTTTGCTGTCGCCATGGGACGTAAGGCCGGGCATCTGGCCTTAGGCATAGGAAAAGCCGCGGGAAATGCGATCACCATTATCCCCGAGGAATTTCATCATCGCCCTCTCAGACTATCAAACCTGTCGAACATTCTTTTGGGTTCAATTATCAAACGCTTAGGTGCAGGACGACCCGATGGCGTGGCGATTTTGGCAGAGGGGTTGCCCGAACTCTTAAACCCCGAAGACTTATCTGAGGTCGGAGATGTGGAGCGGGATGAGCACGGCAATATTCGGTTTGCGGAACTCGATATTGGGCAGGTCTTGAAAGAGACGGTTCAACGGGAACTCAAACATTACGGAATCAAACTCACCATTGTGACCAAAAACATCGGCTATGAATTACGATGCGCCGACCCCATACCTTATGATATGGAATACACTCGAGATTTGGGATACTGCGCCGCTCAATTTCTTCTCGAGGGCGGCAATGCCGCGATGGTCGCCATCGATACGGGGAAGTTCACGCCGCTTCCTTTTAAGGATATGTTAGACCCTGATACTGGAAAGGCAAAAATTCGACTCGTGGATGTTGAATCGGAATACTACAAAATCGCGAGGCAATACATGGCACGAATGGAACGCGAGGATGTTGAATCTCATGAAGCCATCGCCAAATTCTCTCAGGTGTTAAAGATCTCACCTGAAGACTTTACACAGAAATTTGGCAACATCTCGGAGGACAATCGTAATTCATGAAGCGTGATTTGTGAAGCGAACAATTCAACACTTCCCCTGTTGTACACATCA
This window encodes:
- a CDS encoding MBL fold metallo-hydrolase: MIFKQFYLPVLSHASYFIGDEGSRMALVVDPQRDITQYVEEAKKYKLRIVNVFLTHFHADFVAGHLELHQQTEAQICLGAQAQAGYPFQAFPDGKSLTYGDLRVQVLETPGHTPESISLLVFDLHQSSDRPYAILTGDALLNGDVGRPDLLEFQGYNSRTLAENLYDSLHEKILPLPDDTLVYPTHGPGTFCAKIRHHELFSTLGVQKHTNPALQPMEKESFCDRLTTNQPDPPSYFRYDAAVNARNRSCLDKVINNALNPLPLDQVLRWKTSRANLLDIRDAEEFAKEHMLDCLNIGLNGKFEFWVGTLLHPESPIVLIAEPGQARQAVLRLARIGFDHVVGYLKGGALALAATPELIHSVQHMTVEDLDAHLLSENPPYIVDVRSKEEWEERRIDHSHNIPLNHLQDRLQEIPTDREVVVHCSDGYRSSIAVSLLHRHDVCHVRHVLGGFEAWEHMVMNSSGTLADVSRQIGGR
- the pfp gene encoding diphosphate--fructose-6-phosphate 1-phosphotransferase, giving the protein MKGNLKKIGILVGGGPAPGINSVIEAAMLRGLSEGLEVIGLMDGFHWLMQGDTSHIIPLNEDTVHRIHFRGGSLLRTSRANPTKDPKHLKTTLASLQSLNIDGLITIGGDDTASSAMRLEQLAGGSLQVVHVPKTIDNDLCLPHGISTFGFQTARHLGVEIVKNLMVDAHTTSRWYFAVAMGRKAGHLALGIGKAAGNAITIIPEEFHHRPLRLSNLSNILLGSIIKRLGAGRPDGVAILAEGLPELLNPEDLSEVGDVERDEHGNIRFAELDIGQVLKETVQRELKHYGIKLTIVTKNIGYELRCADPIPYDMEYTRDLGYCAAQFLLEGGNAAMVAIDTGKFTPLPFKDMLDPDTGKAKIRLVDVESEYYKIARQYMARMEREDVESHEAIAKFSQVLKISPEDFTQKFGNISEDNRNS